The DNA region CCTACTAGATGCCTTCTCCTTTGAGATACCTTTATTTGCCATTGATTGCCTGATGAGTCCAACATCATTCCACCTTCTTTCTTTGGCATAAATGTTTGACAATACCACAAGGGCTCCATCATGATCAGGCTCTAACTCAAGAATTTGTTTGGCAGCAAATTCCCCTAACTCAACCTCGCCATGGACTTGACAAGCTGACATAAGGGATCCCCAGATGATAACATTTGGCGCAAAAGGCATTGACTCAATGAGCTCCATAGCTTTTCTCAAGAGATTGGCTCTACAATACAGGTCAACCATGCAACCATAGTGCTCATGTCTAGGAGCGATGCCATGCTCATTAATCATGGATGAAAATAATTTCTGCCCCTCCTCAACTAAACCAGCATGGCTGCACGCATAAAGGACACCAATAAATGTAACCCCATTAGGCTCAatatcttcttctttcatccTATGGAAAAGGTTCATGGCACTATTGGCATACCCATGCATGGCAAAAGCATTGATCATACTGGACCAAGATATCACATTTTTTCTTGGCATATTCTCAAATACCTCTTTTGCTCTGATCAAGTTCCCACATTTGGCGTACATATCAATCAGGGCATTGTTGACAGATAGAGACCTTCCAAACCCATTTTTATCTGCATAAGTATGAATCCATCTCGCCTGAGCAAGTGCGCCCACATTAGCACAAGCAGAAATTGCACTCAACATGGTGATCTGATCTGGCACTATGTTCCGCAGTTGCATTTCATTGAACAATTTAAGAGCCTCCTGAGGCTGGTCACTTTCAGCATAACCAGATATCATTGCACTCCAACACACCAAGTCCTTTTCAACAATCTGGTCAAATATGAAGCGAGCATCTTTAACCATTCCATGTTTAGCATAACCTGAAAGCATTGCAGTTGAAACAACCAAATGCTTTGACGAGAGTTTATCATAGAGCTCCCGAGCCAAATCCATTGCACCACAATTCACATACATGTTCACAAGAGCAGACTGTAAATGAGCACTAAGAGCAAGACCATTATCCATAATGAACTCATGAATTGCTTTGCCATAGCTTAAGTTTCCGGAATGACCACATGCAGAAAGCACGGTACAAAGGATAACACCATCTGGCTTCGTATCAGAGGTCTTCATTTCTTCATACAGCTTCAAAACTTGATCATAGTTACCACTCTGGCAGTACCTGATTCAAAATGCCAAAAAGTAAAAATCTTACTCAGCAAAGTAGCATCATTTTCGTAATTAAAGGCAATAAATAATCACATGCTTATAACATACATACCCATCAATCATAATGTTCCAGGTAACGGCATCCCGATGAGACATTTTGTCAAACACCAACCGTGCATCCATAATGCGGCGACAAGCAGAGTACATGGCAATCAACCCCGTCTGAATAAATGGGTCTGAATGGAATCCAAGCTTGGAAGCAAGGCCATGAATCTCCAAGCCGAGATACAATGCAGAAGCTTTTGACACGGCCTTCAATAGTGGGGGGAAGCTGAAGGGGTCGAGAGGGGAGCCAACTCTCCTGAGCTTCTGATAGAGGAAGAGGGTGTTTTGCGGTGTGGGGCTGCGAGAAAGAAGACGGAGGAGTTGGTTGCAGAAATGGGTGTCTGGGTTTGGGATTTGGGAGAAAACGGAGAGGGCGTAGTGGAGTccagaagaggaggaggagagggagCAAGAGGAGATGACGAGTTTGGAGAGGAGAGAGTTTGAAGGGTTTGAGCGGAGGATTTGAGCGTGGATTTGCTTGAGTTGGGAGAGTGTTAATGTTGTGGACGCTGTCAACAGATGATTGagctgaggaagaggaagaggggtgTGGGTCATGGTGACCATGGCCATCTCCATGCGAACTTTGAACTGGACCACCCGAGCGATTATCACATATTTGTAGCAAAATGCGTGTTTGCGACGGAAGGTAAATCCGTCactaaattattattaaaattgctattaaattatgtaaataataaattattattattttttttgttgacagtcatatgtaaataataatttgatacttacattataaaattaataataataatattttgactGACGAGACGAGACGAGACGAGACGAGACGATACGATACGATATATTCACTCTCTCAGTCTCTGTCTCTGGTGTGCATATCATATACATATTTATATTTCATACGTAGTAGCAAAGCAGGCAGAGAGGGAGAAGAAAGCAATG from Lotus japonicus ecotype B-129 chromosome 2, LjGifu_v1.2 includes:
- the LOC130741388 gene encoding pentatricopeptide repeat-containing protein At4g14820; the encoded protein is MEMAMVTMTHTPLPLPQLNHLLTASTTLTLSQLKQIHAQILRSNPSNSLLSKLVISSCSLSSSSSGLHYALSVFSQIPNPDTHFCNQLLRLLSRSPTPQNTLFLYQKLRRVGSPLDPFSFPPLLKAVSKASALYLGLEIHGLASKLGFHSDPFIQTGLIAMYSACRRIMDARLVFDKMSHRDAVTWNIMIDGYCQSGNYDQVLKLYEEMKTSDTKPDGVILCTVLSACGHSGNLSYGKAIHEFIMDNGLALSAHLQSALVNMYVNCGAMDLARELYDKLSSKHLVVSTAMLSGYAKHGMVKDARFIFDQIVEKDLVCWSAMISGYAESDQPQEALKLFNEMQLRNIVPDQITMLSAISACANVGALAQARWIHTYADKNGFGRSLSVNNALIDMYAKCGNLIRAKEVFENMPRKNVISWSSMINAFAMHGYANSAMNLFHRMKEEDIEPNGVTFIGVLYACSHAGLVEEGQKLFSSMINEHGIAPRHEHYGCMVDLYCRANLLRKAMELIESMPFAPNVIIWGSLMSACQVHGEVELGEFAAKQILELEPDHDGALVVLSNIYAKERRWNDVGLIRQSMANKGISKEKASSRVEINNEVHVFMMADRYHKQSREIYKKLEEVVSELKLVSYTPSTSGILIDLEEEDKKELVLWHSEKLALCYGLISKRRKESCIRIVKNLRICEDCHSFMKLVSKVYQIEIVVRDRTRFHHFNSGTCSCRDYW